A genomic window from Streptomyces mirabilis includes:
- a CDS encoding ADP-ribosylglycohydrolase family protein, protein MTPKGEGSGTLDERITGALVGAAVGDALGGPVEGYTPEQIVERHGGRIHGIVGPWNGGAWRTARPIAPYHKGDGHVTDDTLMTHALVRVYATVRDHLDAYAVAEHLVPDLMTGPRWIPELEAEAIPLQRIFLAEKWLVARLHYGHVDPREAGSGNIVNCGAAMYMAPVGLVNAANPAGAYAEALDVAGAHQSSYGREAAGVFAAGVAAACAPRATPDSVVAACLSLAKDGTRSAIEAVCEVAARHTDFESALIPLREAVAPYDTVGPDYRSPSLAGRRPSRLHAIEELPVALGMLVVSGGDYRHAVLGSVNYGRDCDSIATMSGALAGALGSEIPHDWAKTVAEASRLDLHAPATALTEVTREIFARDVGRRRAHESAHAELTGTP, encoded by the coding sequence ATGACGCCCAAAGGAGAAGGATCGGGAACCCTCGACGAACGCATCACCGGAGCCCTCGTCGGAGCCGCCGTCGGCGACGCGCTGGGCGGCCCCGTCGAGGGCTACACCCCCGAGCAGATCGTCGAACGGCACGGCGGCCGGATCCACGGCATCGTCGGCCCCTGGAACGGCGGCGCCTGGCGCACCGCCCGCCCCATCGCCCCGTACCACAAGGGCGACGGACACGTCACCGACGACACCCTGATGACCCACGCGCTGGTACGCGTGTACGCCACCGTCCGCGACCACCTCGACGCGTACGCCGTGGCCGAGCACCTGGTCCCCGACCTCATGACGGGCCCGCGCTGGATCCCGGAACTGGAGGCCGAGGCCATCCCCCTCCAGCGGATCTTCCTCGCGGAGAAGTGGCTGGTGGCCCGCCTCCACTACGGCCATGTGGACCCCCGGGAGGCCGGCTCCGGCAACATCGTCAACTGCGGCGCCGCGATGTACATGGCGCCGGTCGGCCTGGTCAACGCGGCCAACCCGGCGGGCGCGTACGCCGAGGCGCTCGACGTCGCGGGCGCCCACCAGTCGTCGTACGGGCGGGAGGCGGCGGGCGTCTTCGCGGCGGGGGTGGCGGCGGCGTGCGCCCCCCGGGCGACCCCGGACTCGGTCGTCGCGGCCTGCCTGTCCCTGGCGAAGGACGGCACCCGGTCCGCGATCGAGGCGGTCTGCGAAGTCGCCGCCCGTCACACGGACTTCGAGTCGGCGCTGATCCCGCTCCGCGAGGCGGTGGCCCCCTACGACACGGTCGGCCCCGACTACCGCTCCCCCTCCCTCGCCGGCCGCCGCCCCTCCCGCCTCCACGCGATCGAGGAACTCCCCGTCGCGCTGGGCATGTTGGTGGTGTCCGGGGGCGACTACCGGCACGCGGTCCTCGGCTCGGTGAACTACGGCCGCGACTGCGACTCCATCGCCACCATGTCCGGCGCCCTCGCCGGCGCGCTCGGCTCCGAGATCCCCCACGACTGGGCCAAGACGGTCGCCGAGGCCAGCCGCCTGGACCTGCACGCCCCGGCGACCGCCCTCACCGAGGTGACCCGCGAGATCTTCGCTCGTGACGTCGGCCGTCGTCGCGCCCACGAGTCCGCGCACGCCGAGCTGACGGGGACCCCATGA
- a CDS encoding ADP-ribosylglycohydrolase family protein: MTLRLTWVQPEDLLGHELAQACQDGRAPEAIAARWHAAGGPKAPPRAGTSPTPASRYLRALAGDLLDELAELPGGLADAEPTDLGQIRAHCPDWPARPGPTPAPAPTQAPLEAAWLGRAVGCLLGKPVEKLPLEGIRDLARAGGNWPLRTWFTARGVPDDLLRTHPWNRRSAPTSLAENIDGMPEDDDLNYPLLNLLLLQRYGRDFTTADVARLWLDELPAGRTFTAERVAYRNLLTGIEPPHTAHHRNPFREWIGALIRADVHGWTNPGDPAAAAAAAHRDATLTHTANGVYAAMFTAATIAEAATGHGDIHACLRTGLTVVPPASRLAEAIRHAVHLARTTEDFDTVVDALHTTHRAYHWVHALPNTALIAAALTHANGDFSGSICRAVSGGWDTDSNGATAGSVAGLLTGTPAALPDRWTTPLKNRLATSVADFDGIGFDTLAQLTHQLTHRETRHP, encoded by the coding sequence ATGACGCTCCGACTGACCTGGGTCCAACCCGAGGACCTGCTCGGCCACGAACTCGCCCAGGCGTGCCAGGACGGCCGCGCACCGGAGGCGATCGCCGCCCGCTGGCACGCGGCGGGCGGCCCAAAGGCCCCACCGCGCGCGGGCACGTCCCCGACTCCGGCCTCGCGGTATCTGCGCGCACTGGCGGGCGACCTCCTGGACGAACTGGCGGAGCTGCCCGGCGGGTTGGCGGATGCGGAACCGACGGACCTGGGGCAGATCAGGGCCCACTGCCCGGACTGGCCCGCCCGGCCCGGGCCCACCCCGGCCCCCGCCCCCACCCAGGCCCCACTGGAAGCCGCCTGGCTCGGCAGAGCGGTCGGTTGTCTGCTCGGCAAACCGGTGGAGAAACTCCCCCTCGAAGGGATCCGCGACCTGGCCCGGGCCGGCGGAAACTGGCCCCTGCGCACCTGGTTCACCGCCCGGGGCGTACCCGACGACCTCCTGCGGACCCACCCCTGGAACAGACGCTCCGCCCCCACCTCCCTCGCCGAGAACATCGACGGCATGCCCGAGGACGACGACCTCAACTACCCCCTCCTGAACCTCCTGTTGCTCCAGCGATACGGCAGGGACTTCACGACCGCCGACGTGGCCCGCCTCTGGCTGGACGAACTCCCCGCCGGCCGCACGTTCACCGCCGAACGCGTCGCCTACCGCAACCTCCTCACCGGCATCGAACCCCCGCACACGGCCCACCACCGCAACCCCTTCCGCGAGTGGATCGGCGCCCTGATCCGCGCCGACGTCCACGGCTGGACCAACCCGGGCGATCCGGCGGCCGCCGCGGCAGCGGCCCACCGGGACGCCACCCTCACCCACACCGCGAACGGCGTGTACGCCGCGATGTTCACGGCGGCCACCATCGCCGAGGCGGCCACCGGCCACGGCGACATCCACGCCTGCCTGCGCACCGGCCTCACCGTCGTACCCCCCGCCTCCCGGCTGGCCGAGGCGATCCGCCACGCCGTCCACCTCGCCCGCACCACCGAGGACTTCGACACGGTCGTCGACGCACTGCACACCACCCACCGCGCCTACCACTGGGTCCACGCCCTCCCCAACACCGCCCTGATCGCCGCCGCCCTCACCCACGCGAACGGCGACTTCTCCGGCTCCATCTGTCGCGCGGTGTCCGGTGGCTGGGACACCGACTCCAACGGCGCGACGGCGGGCAGCGTCGCGGGCCTTCTCACCGGCACCCCCGCCGCGCTCCCCGACCGCTGGACCACCCCCCTCAAGAACCGCCTCGCCACCTCCGTCGCCGACTTCGACGGCATCGGCTTCGACACCCTCGCCCAGCTGACCCACCAGCTCACGCACCGGGAGACCCGTCACCCATGA
- the rbsK gene encoding ribokinase encodes MTHIAVLGSTNMDLVAYVAKAPQRGETVTGREFRTIPGGKGANQAVAAAHAGSDVSMIGAVGADAFGSQLRTTLEHSGVDTDHLRTTEGPSGTAHIVVDDEGGNAIVVVPGANATVDHLAPGDEALIAGADALLLQLEIPLAAVLAGAEAARRHGVRTVLTPSPVQSLPPELLASIDLLVPNEHEAAALTGVTDPREAATALLDQVPEVVVTLGAAGSLYAARGAEPLAVPAPRVTAVDSTGAGDTFVGTLAVALAEGRPMRAALAWASTAASLSVQRAGASSSMPYRSEIDAQATTTTRHTS; translated from the coding sequence ATGACCCATATCGCCGTGCTCGGCAGCACGAACATGGACCTCGTCGCGTACGTCGCGAAGGCCCCGCAGCGCGGAGAGACCGTGACGGGACGGGAGTTCCGTACGATCCCCGGCGGCAAGGGCGCCAACCAGGCGGTGGCCGCCGCCCACGCGGGCTCCGACGTCTCGATGATCGGCGCGGTGGGCGCCGACGCCTTCGGCTCCCAGCTCCGTACGACCCTGGAGCACTCGGGCGTGGACACCGACCACCTGCGCACCACCGAGGGCCCGTCCGGCACCGCGCACATCGTCGTGGACGACGAGGGCGGCAACGCGATCGTCGTCGTCCCCGGTGCCAACGCCACCGTCGACCACCTCGCCCCCGGCGACGAGGCCCTCATCGCCGGCGCCGACGCGCTGCTGCTCCAGCTCGAGATCCCACTGGCCGCCGTCCTCGCGGGCGCCGAGGCCGCGCGCCGCCACGGCGTCCGCACCGTCCTGACCCCCTCCCCCGTACAGTCCCTGCCACCCGAACTCCTCGCCTCCATCGACCTGTTGGTGCCCAACGAGCACGAGGCCGCCGCGCTCACCGGCGTCACCGACCCCCGCGAAGCGGCCACCGCCCTGCTCGACCAGGTACCGGAAGTCGTGGTCACCCTGGGCGCGGCGGGCAGTCTGTACGCGGCCCGCGGCGCCGAACCCCTCGCCGTGCCCGCACCACGGGTCACCGCCGTGGACTCGACCGGCGCGGGCGACACCTTCGTCGGCACCCTCGCGGTCGCGCTCGCCGAGGGCCGGCCGATGCGTGCCGCTCTCGCGTGGGCGTCGACGGCCGCGTCCCTGTCGGTACAGCGCGCCGGCGCCTCGTCCTCGATGCCGTACCGCTCCGAGATCGACGCCCAGGCCACCACGACCACCCGGCACACCTCATGA